Proteins encoded in a region of the Sterolibacterium denitrificans genome:
- the gluQRS gene encoding tRNA glutamyl-Q(34) synthetase GluQRS yields the protein MHLARAAFRYCGRFAPSPTGPLHFGSLIAAVGSYLDARHHAGLWRLRIEDVDQPRCQAGASDDILRLLEAYGFEWDGEVIYQSRRTADYRAAFERLRAAGQVFPCACTRSELADSRIDRPESESESEPELASARLANDGARVYPGTCRDGLPAGRVPRAWRLRVGDARIHFADAVQGRIEQDLARDAGDFILLRADGLFAYQLAVVVDDAEQGISHVVRGADLLDSTPRQMLLQRLLNLPTPQYAHLPLAIDAGGEKLSKQTRARPLMRSQARPALFAALQFLGQAPSPDLRDASLGELWQWAIGHWSLSGVPRRNRLAADLPEAYSCSS from the coding sequence ATGCACCTTGCCCGCGCCGCGTTCCGTTATTGCGGTCGTTTCGCGCCGTCGCCGACCGGCCCCCTGCATTTTGGTTCGTTGATCGCCGCCGTCGGCAGCTATCTCGATGCGCGCCATCATGCGGGCCTGTGGCGCTTGCGCATCGAGGATGTGGATCAGCCGCGCTGCCAGGCCGGCGCCAGCGACGACATTCTGCGTTTGCTCGAAGCCTACGGTTTTGAATGGGATGGCGAAGTCATTTACCAAAGCCGCCGCACGGCCGATTACCGCGCCGCGTTCGAGCGCCTGCGGGCCGCCGGACAGGTGTTTCCATGTGCCTGCACGCGCAGTGAACTGGCCGATTCCAGAATCGATCGCCCCGAGTCCGAGTCCGAGTCCGAGCCTGAGCTTGCGTCCGCGCGCCTGGCGAATGACGGTGCCCGTGTTTATCCCGGCACTTGCCGCGATGGACTGCCCGCGGGGCGTGTGCCGCGCGCCTGGCGGCTGCGGGTGGGCGATGCCCGCATCCACTTTGCGGATGCCGTGCAGGGCCGTATCGAACAGGATCTGGCGCGGGATGCGGGCGACTTCATCCTGTTGCGCGCCGACGGCCTGTTCGCCTACCAGCTTGCCGTGGTCGTGGATGATGCCGAGCAGGGGATCAGCCACGTCGTACGCGGCGCCGATCTGCTCGATTCGACGCCGCGCCAGATGCTGCTGCAGCGCTTGCTGAATCTGCCGACGCCGCAATATGCCCACTTGCCGCTGGCCATCGATGCCGGTGGCGAAAAGCTTTCCAAACAGACCCGCGCCAGGCCGTTGATGCGCAGCCAGGCCCGCCCCGCGCTGTTTGCCGCGCTGCAATTCCTCGGTCAGGCGCCATCGCCGGACTTGCGCGATGCCAGCCTGGGTGAGCTATGGCAGTGGGCCATCGGCCACTGGTCCCTGAGCGGGGTTCCACGGCGCAACCGCCTGGCGGCGGATTTGCCCGAGGCGTATTCTTGCTCTTCCTGA
- a CDS encoding ABC transporter substrate binding protein, with protein sequence MRRRLVFGVLLLTATTGLPLSPLALALAAPQAPDERNSPAAGIAVVYPDLREPYRSVFSRIIEGVELQARVRVTGIPVGAGQSAADLAGELRRQEVRSVIALGRNGLKAIKSAGGIPDIGIVVGGVVSVPEAEIRGMSVHSLAPDPLLLFERLRNMAPGTRRIYVAYEPGQNAWLMRLAREAARNLGLELITQETADVKSALRFYRDAMGSMDPRRDALWLPQDSVAAEESVVLPRVLQEAWGRNLLVFSSSVMHVKRGALFALYPDNLQLGRRLASSALAALAGSQTERGMTPLREVLVAVNIRTASHLGLAINSNQQNFDLVFPEP encoded by the coding sequence ATGCGCCGGCGTCTTGTTTTCGGCGTGCTTCTGCTGACGGCAACGACCGGGTTGCCGCTGTCGCCGTTGGCATTGGCGCTGGCCGCGCCGCAAGCGCCTGATGAACGCAACTCCCCTGCTGCCGGCATTGCCGTGGTCTATCCGGATCTGAGGGAGCCGTATCGCAGTGTGTTTTCCAGAATCATCGAAGGGGTCGAGCTTCAGGCCAGGGTGCGCGTTACCGGCATACCGGTCGGCGCCGGCCAGAGTGCCGCCGACCTGGCCGGCGAGCTGCGGCGCCAGGAGGTCCGCAGCGTCATTGCGCTCGGCCGCAACGGACTGAAGGCGATCAAGAGCGCCGGGGGCATCCCCGACATCGGCATCGTTGTCGGTGGCGTGGTTTCCGTTCCGGAAGCGGAAATCCGCGGCATGTCGGTCCATAGCCTGGCGCCGGATCCGCTGCTGCTTTTCGAGCGCCTGCGCAACATGGCGCCGGGTACGCGGCGCATTTATGTGGCCTATGAGCCGGGGCAGAATGCCTGGCTGATGCGCCTGGCGCGCGAGGCGGCGCGCAATCTCGGCCTTGAGCTGATCACCCAGGAAACCGCGGACGTGAAGAGCGCCCTGCGCTTTTACCGCGATGCCATGGGCAGCATGGATCCGCGCCGGGATGCCCTGTGGCTGCCACAGGACTCGGTTGCCGCGGAAGAATCCGTCGTCCTTCCCCGGGTGCTGCAGGAAGCCTGGGGGCGCAACCTGCTGGTTTTTTCCAGCAGTGTGATGCACGTCAAGCGTGGCGCACTGTTCGCGCTGTATCCGGACAATCTTCAACTCGGCCGCCGCCTTGCCAGCAGCGCGCTGGCTGCGCTGGCGGGCAGCCAGACGGAACGGGGCATGACGCCGCTCAGAGAGGTGCTGGTTGCAGTTAATATACGCACGGCCAGTCATCTTGGTTTGGCGATCAACAGCAACCAGCAGAACTTCGACTTGGTCTTCCCTGAGCCATGA
- a CDS encoding monovalent cation/H+ antiporter subunit A: MELLLILSLPFLGSLCAAFLPANARNAEAWLAGAVALAITLVIIDLYPQVSAAGVLRFDLPWAPVLGLDISLRMDGYAWLFALLVSGMGLLVVVYARYYMSPDDPVPRFFSFFLAFMGAMLGVVLSGHLIQMVMFWEMTSLTSFMLIAYWHHRGEARRGARMALIVTGTGGLALFGGVLLLGHIAGGYDLDTVLAAGEQVRAHPWYPAVLVLIALGALTKSAQFPFHFWLPHAMAAPTPVSAYLHSATMVKAGVFLLARLWPVLAGTDAWFWIIGGAGLCSLVLAGYLAMFQQDMKGVLAYSTISHLGLITLLLGMNSHLALVAAVFHIVNHATFKASLFMAAGIVDHETGTRDIGRLSGLSRAMPITAALAVVAAAAMAGVPLLNGFLSKEMFFAETVFLDRPDWQRIGLPLAATLAGVFSVAYSLRFIHQVFFGPQAEDLPHAPHEPTRWMLLPSALLVTACVLVGIFPAQVIGPYLHTATDAILGADALAYDLAVWHGLNTPLIMSLVALGGGALLYFVALRRHAMEVPLLAAIDGRNIFDWLLKTATNGAERTLRRLSSNRLQVQLLLIFAVALGGALALALRAGVGRGGQALLPLDPAFALLWVVGGTCALAVAWQATYHRFAAVVFAGGAGLATSLTFVWFSAPDLALTQLTVEVVTTVLILLGLRWLPRRDERIAGTGGSAAARLHRLRDGLLAGGCGLGIAALAYAVLTRPAVEGIAPFFVQQSLPQGGGLNVVNVILVDFRGFDTFGEITVLGIVALTVYALLRRFRPAPESVPLPRQQREQDGGNPPHDAAALLPSGVMMLPAVLVRLLLPLAMLVSLFFLLRGHNAPGGGFVGGLVLATAVILQYLVGGTLWVESHLRIRPLYWIASGLLAAAVAGLGAMFAATPFLTSYAWHGELPWLGELHLSSVLLFDLGVYMLVVGATVLMLVAIAHQSLRNLQYKTSGEETQIR, encoded by the coding sequence ATGGAGCTTCTCCTGATTCTTTCCCTGCCTTTTCTCGGCAGCCTGTGCGCGGCATTCCTGCCGGCAAACGCACGCAATGCCGAGGCCTGGCTGGCCGGCGCCGTGGCGCTGGCGATCACGCTCGTCATCATCGACCTGTATCCGCAAGTAAGCGCCGCAGGCGTGCTGCGCTTCGACCTGCCCTGGGCGCCGGTGCTCGGCCTCGACATAAGCCTGCGCATGGACGGCTACGCCTGGCTGTTCGCCCTGCTGGTCAGCGGCATGGGGCTGCTGGTGGTGGTGTATGCGCGCTACTACATGTCGCCGGACGATCCGGTGCCGCGCTTCTTCTCCTTCTTCCTCGCCTTCATGGGCGCCATGCTCGGCGTCGTGCTCTCCGGCCACCTGATCCAGATGGTGATGTTCTGGGAGATGACCAGCCTGACCTCCTTCATGCTCATCGCCTACTGGCACCACCGCGGCGAGGCGCGACGCGGCGCGCGCATGGCGCTCATCGTCACCGGCACCGGCGGCCTCGCCCTGTTCGGCGGCGTGCTGCTGCTCGGCCACATCGCCGGCGGCTACGACCTCGATACCGTGCTGGCCGCCGGCGAGCAAGTCCGGGCACACCCCTGGTATCCGGCCGTGCTGGTACTGATCGCGCTGGGCGCGCTGACCAAGAGCGCGCAGTTTCCTTTCCACTTCTGGCTGCCCCACGCCATGGCCGCGCCCACGCCGGTATCGGCCTACCTGCACTCGGCGACCATGGTGAAGGCCGGCGTATTCCTGCTGGCGCGGCTGTGGCCGGTGCTGGCCGGCACCGACGCCTGGTTCTGGATCATCGGCGGCGCCGGGCTGTGCTCGCTGGTGCTCGCCGGCTACCTGGCGATGTTCCAGCAGGACATGAAGGGCGTGCTGGCCTACTCCACCATCAGCCATCTCGGCCTGATCACCCTGCTGCTCGGCATGAACAGCCATCTGGCGCTGGTCGCCGCGGTGTTCCACATCGTCAACCACGCCACCTTCAAGGCCTCGCTGTTCATGGCCGCCGGCATCGTGGATCACGAGACCGGGACGCGCGATATTGGCCGCCTTTCCGGCCTCTCCCGCGCCATGCCGATCACCGCCGCGCTGGCCGTGGTGGCGGCGGCGGCCATGGCCGGCGTGCCGCTGTTGAACGGCTTCCTGTCCAAGGAGATGTTCTTCGCCGAGACCGTCTTCCTCGACCGACCCGACTGGCAGCGCATCGGCCTGCCGCTGGCGGCCACGCTGGCCGGCGTGTTCAGCGTGGCCTATTCGCTGCGTTTCATCCACCAGGTTTTCTTCGGCCCGCAGGCAGAGGATCTGCCCCATGCCCCGCACGAGCCGACCCGCTGGATGCTGCTGCCGAGCGCGCTGCTGGTCACCGCCTGCGTGCTGGTCGGCATTTTCCCCGCGCAGGTCATCGGCCCCTATCTGCACACGGCCACCGACGCGATCCTCGGCGCCGACGCGCTGGCCTACGACCTGGCGGTCTGGCATGGCCTGAATACGCCCCTCATCATGAGCCTGGTAGCCCTCGGCGGCGGTGCGCTGCTCTACTTCGTCGCGCTGCGCCGGCACGCGATGGAAGTGCCGCTGCTCGCGGCCATCGACGGCCGCAACATCTTCGACTGGCTGCTGAAGACGGCGACGAACGGCGCCGAGCGGACGCTGCGGCGGCTGTCCTCGAACCGTCTCCAGGTGCAACTGCTGCTGATCTTCGCCGTGGCCCTCGGCGGCGCCCTCGCGCTGGCGCTGCGCGCCGGCGTCGGCCGGGGCGGGCAAGCGCTGCTGCCGCTCGATCCCGCCTTCGCGCTGCTCTGGGTGGTCGGCGGTACCTGCGCTCTGGCCGTGGCCTGGCAAGCCACGTACCACCGCTTCGCCGCCGTCGTCTTCGCCGGTGGCGCGGGCCTGGCCACCAGCCTGACTTTCGTCTGGTTCTCGGCCCCCGACCTGGCGCTGACCCAGCTCACGGTCGAGGTCGTCACCACCGTGCTGATTCTGCTCGGCCTGCGCTGGCTGCCGCGCCGCGACGAGCGGATCGCCGGGACCGGCGGCAGCGCGGCGGCGCGCCTGCACCGGCTGCGCGACGGCCTGCTGGCCGGCGGCTGCGGACTGGGCATCGCCGCGCTCGCCTACGCCGTGCTGACCCGGCCGGCGGTGGAGGGCATCGCGCCCTTCTTCGTCCAGCAGTCCCTGCCGCAGGGCGGCGGCCTCAACGTGGTCAACGTCATCCTGGTGGACTTCCGCGGCTTCGACACCTTCGGCGAGATCACCGTGCTGGGCATCGTCGCCCTCACCGTGTATGCGCTGCTGCGCCGCTTCCGCCCGGCGCCGGAGAGCGTGCCCCTGCCGCGCCAGCAGCGCGAGCAGGACGGCGGCAACCCGCCCCACGACGCGGCCGCCCTCTTGCCCAGCGGCGTCATGATGCTGCCCGCCGTGCTGGTGCGGCTGTTGCTGCCGCTGGCCATGCTGGTGTCGCTGTTCTTCCTGCTGCGCGGCCACAACGCGCCGGGCGGCGGCTTCGTCGGCGGCCTGGTGCTGGCGACGGCGGTGATCCTGCAATACCTGGTCGGCGGCACCCTGTGGGTGGAATCGCACCTGCGCATCCGTCCGCTCTACTGGATTGCCAGCGGCCTGCTGGCTGCCGCCGTGGCCGGCCTCGGCGCCATGTTTGCCGCTACGCCTTTCCTCACCAGCTATGCCTGGCATGGCGAACTGCCCTGGCTCGGCGAGCTGCACCTGTCGAGCGTGCTGCTGTTCGACCTGGGCGTCTATATGCTGGTGGTCGGCGCGACGGTGCTGATGCTGGTGGCCATCGCCCACCAGTCGCTGCGCAACCTCCAATACAAAACTTCGGGCGAAGAAACACAAATACGCTGA
- a CDS encoding Na+/H+ antiporter subunit C encodes MEIVFSLAIGLMAASGIYLLLRPRTFQVIMGLSLLSYAVNLFIFGMGRLRVGATPVIDATRGAAANPALYADPVPQALVLTAIVIGFAVTALFLVVLLAARGLSGTDHVDGREPERE; translated from the coding sequence ATGGAAATCGTCTTTTCCCTTGCCATCGGGCTCATGGCCGCTTCCGGCATCTATCTGCTGCTGCGCCCGCGCACCTTCCAGGTCATCATGGGCCTGTCGCTGCTCTCCTACGCGGTCAACCTGTTCATCTTCGGCATGGGCCGCCTGCGCGTCGGCGCAACGCCGGTGATCGACGCGACGCGCGGCGCGGCCGCCAACCCGGCCCTCTACGCCGATCCGGTGCCGCAGGCGCTGGTGCTGACCGCCATCGTCATCGGCTTCGCGGTCACCGCCCTGTTCCTCGTCGTCCTGCTCGCCGCGCGCGGGCTTTCCGGCACCGACCACGTGGACGGCCGCGAGCCGGAGCGGGAATGA
- a CDS encoding CoA-binding protein, producing the protein MIIRTDDELRRILRDNRVIAVVGLSANPARPSNAVARYLMAHGYSVIPVNPAETEILGQPCYPDLASIPQPVDIVDCFRKSEDTPPLAQAAVAIGAKVLWLQLGVSNETAAQTASAGGLAVVMDRCVEIEHARLLS; encoded by the coding sequence ATGATCATCCGCACCGACGACGAGTTGCGCCGCATCCTGCGCGACAACCGGGTCATCGCCGTTGTGGGGCTGTCGGCCAATCCGGCACGGCCAAGCAACGCGGTGGCCAGATACCTGATGGCGCATGGTTACTCCGTCATCCCCGTCAATCCCGCCGAGACCGAGATTCTTGGCCAGCCGTGCTATCCCGATCTGGCCTCGATTCCGCAGCCGGTCGATATCGTCGATTGCTTCCGCAAGTCCGAAGACACGCCGCCCCTGGCCCAGGCCGCAGTCGCGATCGGCGCCAAGGTGCTGTGGCTGCAGTTGGGCGTGAGCAATGAAACCGCCGCGCAGACGGCCTCTGCCGGCGGACTGGCGGTCGTCATGGATCGCTGCGTCGAAATCGAACATGCGCGGTTGCTGAGCTGA